The Spinacia oleracea cultivar Varoflay chromosome 2, BTI_SOV_V1, whole genome shotgun sequence DNA segment CTGGGTTGAAACCATTTGTCTTGTCTTTTGAGGTAATGATTTTCAATGGCACAGCATTAGCTTCTGAAGAAACAGTttcctgctgctgctgctgtaacATTTCCAGGCGTTTTGAAGATGGAACATCACCTTTGCAGTACCTGCGCCAAATGTTTCGATATACTTGTTCCAAACCAAGAGTGAAATTTGCTCCATTACATACTGGTGACTTCACCATAAGATCCCGCAGAGTCATCCTTAGATTCGAGAGTGCTGTCACATCTGAAGCCAACTGAATTGCCAGCTCAACATACTGATCCTCAGTCTTGGCCACCAGATTATCTAACCCTGCATAAAAAATAAAGGAAACAATTCAGATTTCAATTACTAAGAGACAAATTTCCCTATTACCAATAGATTTATTCTTTGTTCCACaataagaattaaattcttGTAGGAAGTGCAACAACTTTCGAATATTATTGAATTCCCTTGTACGCCCCAAGGTTAATGGCGTTAACATGTTTCACTGACACTACAGAACTTTTACTTCCTAGGAATACATGTTGGAAGTGTGACGTCAGGGAACAGAGGGGGGAGGGGGTCATTTTCAATTTGTTTGTTGTGGGAACTTCCTATGGTCAACACAACAACTCAAATAAGCACTTCCATGGAAGTTTGTTTAATGTTCGTTCTTATATGGGAAAGGTATCTATTACAACTTCGGCATCAGAATAGGATATTGACATTGGTACACTAAGTATGGACAGTTATGTTTTTCTCGTGGGGAAGGGGGGGTATGGCACCTGGAACAAACACATATAGTATAATTGTAGCCAATGATAAGATGCAGATTgcaaaaagaacaaacataagGGTGCAAGATGGAATTGCTTACCAACTTTGCTAAGCAGACTAACACCAACATTATGAGCATGCACACTGCCAGCCATAGTAACACATGGAACTCCCATGTAGAGTGACTCACATGTTGTGGTTGTTCCGGCATATGGAAAAGTGTCCAGGCTACATAAACACCAGAGTAGCAAGTATTAAGAGACCAAAAAGTATTACAAAGGAATGAGGAAAAAACTCACATATTAAAAGAGAAAGACATTGAACACTTAGAAGAACAATTCTAGAACGCTTATGATCGGCACAGTATGGGAGGGGGTGAATGGTGAACAAAGGCAGTTCAACTGAGAATGTTTTGTTAGCAAACTTGACAAGTAAGAAACACGTTCAACAAAAAGAAAATCAGATAAGATTTGATGATGCTTTCAATGCTTCAAAAACGCACAAGTACAAGAGATCTAAAAGTGAACACAATGAGAAAATGGAGCAACGAGATCACTCTATTTCCTAGGATAGCTACCTCTTATAATATGAGTATCAGGTTGTTTAGAGTACAAAATATGTTCTAGAAATGATTTTAAAGGTTTATTGGCACTTAAGGTGTGCCTCGCCTACGAAAGGCGTGCACTTTCGCCTTGCGCTTAGACTCCAGGACCCTTGTTCTCTTCGGTGCGCTTCACGCTTTTAAAACTAAGGCGTAATGCGAATACATACTCGTTCCGTGCACCAAATCGTACAATGCATTAGGTAACCCATCTCCGTGGCTGATCCTCCAATTCATCTTTTTTCCAAGGGAAAGCTATGAGTGATGTGCAGGAGGCAGGACCTTGGGTGGAAATTGGATCAGGTTATGTCTCTCATTTGCACTTTGAGAAGATCTGGGTGAATCTAAACATGCTCTTGCTACTCTTCAGATGTTTATGTTTGTTATTCTGAGGCTTAAGACTAACTTCTACTatgttttttgtaacttttaacatgttttgataAACTTtcatattatgaaaaaaaattgatgcataaacattttaaaggtttAAATGGTTACCTTTATACAGTATCTGTGATTTACtatgaataatttttattaaaatgaaaacttttatcactaaaaaatagatggTCATTCAAAGTGCATAAAAGTATTTACTTAAGTTAAACataacattaaaaaaatatagtcatttgTGAAGGATATTAGTAATAACTTTTAACAataagatactccctccgtatttaaataggagatacacttaccatttccggccgtatttaaataggagatacacttgccatttttagtaacttttcaaccccaccatctaattaaataatactccaACCCCACTACcatattaaacaattaatttcataaaccccacAGTCCCACACCCCTCCAAAATTTaatggtccccacttattttacttgattaaaatatttaccccaaccccacttgttttattattttatttcattcaactatTTTTCCTTAATACCCGtacccgaccaagtgtatctcctatttaaatacggaGTGAGTATTAACCATTGGGTTTAGAAATATAAACAGTGGGCTGTTGCTAACAAACCAAGGAATTGCATAAGGCTTTTTCATCTTCTCTcctcttctctcctctccttcctctCAACTACTTTAATTTTCCTTTGCTCTGTTCTGATCTTCCAAGAATTACAATTCAACTTACTAAAAGAAGCAAACAATATGAAAAAAATTGGCTGAAGAGATTTAATTAACGAGGTTAATTGAGATTTGGCAAGCCACCTTGAAGCAAGGTTAAGGAATTGTTGCATGTCTCCAGAAAATCTACGATGGTGTCCAGACCAGCCATGATGTATCTCCGACAAGAGTATTTTTCCGAAATTTTCTTGAGttgctttctctctctcctttgtCTTGGTTGATTAAAAAAACCCACCCAAAGGCTTGCCCAGTCTTGCCGTCCATCTTAAGTTCTTAACCCACCCGAGATTGGTCGCTGAATGGGGGTGAGAGATTCATGGTACAGCTTTTGATTTTGGTTCTCAATTGTGCATCTCTAAAATGAACCAGAGATGAAGGACATGAAAGAATATAATATATTGTGtgcttagttttaaaaaaatgCGTCTTGGGTGCACCTAGGCACAAGGCACAGGTCTTGGCGCCTAGCCGCCTAGCCGTGACAAGCTCAAGCACCCTCCAAAAGGCGTGCGCTTTGCGCCTTTTTCCCAGGCTCAACGCGCAACGCCTTACCCGCCTTATGGTATAAAGCTCCGGTTGTTGACaagtaatatttttttaataaaaaaggcCAAAAACGCTTTTAGTGGTTCCCTAACTATTAGAATACTATATTGAAAAGAGGAGAGGAAACCCTAAGTTTTTCCATCTTTTCCTTGTCTCTTTCAACGACAGGTCATGCAAAATCCTCCATCTTCTATTTTAAACTGTTTTATGTAAGGTGTAGAGCACTTCTTTTGAGAATCTAAACGAATAGCGAGTGACTAAAAAGTTACTTGAACCTTCCTTAGTCCCtttttgtttggtttttttcCTGAAAAAGGCTTTTGATTTTATTGTAATCCTACTTTACCCCTTGTGACAACAAGTATCACGGAGtactattttgattttttttcagaAAATAATTACCAcaaaaagtttaaaaattgtGCGCCTTGAGTGCGAAAGGCGCGCAACGTCGCCTTGCGCCTAGGCTCCAGGGGCGCCTCGCGCCTTTTAAAACTAAGATTGTGTGAGGGTATTTTTGACAAACAAAAAGCCCCATCAAGTATGAACCCCTGTTTGGCCTTATTTCTGTTTCTCATGCTCAGAAACAGTTCAAGAAACCTGGCCAAACATTATCTAAAGAAGAAACAAGAAAGAGCATTTCTCACATTTTAAGGCCCAAAATACCACTTAGACATGACCACTCTTAAGAAGTTGTAGCGAAAAGAAACAACACAATTTCCCAGAATAGAACTTAAGGTTGAGAGTTTTTGTGGGATAAAGTTTTTTTTCCGCTTCTTTATGATGTATTCTATGGATTTGTTCTTGGGCTTCAGAATTGACAAATATGTACAGCGATTGGCGTACTATTGTCCTCGTTAATACTTTTAGAGGATTTGTGGCCCTCCGTTGACATGTGTACCTTAATTTTCTATTATTCACTATAAAAAAAATTTGCTTACATTTTGAGAAACCACACCAACCAGGAAAGTAGGAAAAGTATCAATAAGGGTAGAGGATGGAATTATATATACATGAATAGGCATTCATATACCTATGGACATGAATACATGATAAATATAATCCTTACGGAACTTGTAATCCATCTCCAAGAccctattttaattttaatatcaAAGCCATTTTGTGCAGATGCAGTCTCCAGAAGCAGCAGCATcgctcaaagcaaatgtttaacCAATGGTCCATAAGAACATCCAACGATCCCACTTTCAAATCCCCCACAAGCTGAATAACCTCAGTATTACGAGCAAAAACAAAGGGGAGCAAGATAATAATAGCATAACTACCAAGAACACATAAACAACAGATGGCTAACTCCCTAATCAGTACCAGCAGACTGCATACAACATGTAGAGATAGGAGTAATTTGAATAGTAAAAAAGATGTTTCTCACTAATGGAggattaaatatttaaatgtacACTTTGCACAGTTGCTGATTTGCACCCCAATGACAGAGAATATATTATGAAGAGGTTAGAAGGCGAGGGAAACACGCCAACATGCTCCATCATGTAAAAAATATGCAGGACAGAGTGAGGCCTTACCTGATGTCCATGAGAGCATATGCTTGCAAATGATCGTGATTCAGAAGAATTAAAGGCAATAGATCAACACGTACAGGATCCACTCCCAGCTGCTCTAATGTGGAAAGAAATTTATGCCTTATACTGTCGCAGCAAAAAGGTTTGCATTTCACCACTAGGCGTGAGTTTGCTACAGCACATAATATTCTTGCCCAAACTTGCAAAACTTTAGGTGTTATCTGAAAAAGACATAGGAAGACACATGATTCATAAATCAAAATTCACTTCAAGATAGATGGTAGACAAGTTCAGATAGCGAATGATGCACTCTTATTCTCCACAAATAAAAAAAGGCATACCTTTGCTAAATTGTTAAAGCTACCAAAAGTGACAAAGCCATTATTAAGAGCTGGAGCTGCAGAAACAGGGCCAGCTTCTGGAGAAGGTGTGTAACAAAGAAAAGAATCTGGTAACCGAACTAACTCCTCGACATGCCTGTCATCAACAGGTTGGTAAGTTACAATAACTTAATATCAGGGTTTGCCACTACAAAAGGGAAAGGTAACATGTACAAATGTACAATACAGCAAAAATACATCCAGACATACTTCTGTTTCGTATCTGGGGGATCAGCCAGTGTATCAGTAATTCTGTAGTCGATGGTTGGTAAGCCAGTGGTATTTGGGTAGCCAATCCAAGTCACCTGtaatccaaaagaaaaatgggaATCTCTATCAAAACTCAAGCATTTTGTTTTATTGTAAAGTTTTCGCTTAAAGAATATCACAAAACATGTAGCAGCTAACTACTACCATAAAAGGATCCTATATGAACATGTAAACTAAggtttttcttttggaattcaAGGCATAGTGGCATACCACAAAACTACATCAGTTCATCATCCAGTCTATTACATTCGTCCTGATACATGTTTGCATAAAATAAAGACAGTTCGGGTACAAATCTATTGAAGTTCACAAAGCTAAGTGATTAACTTCATATTTTGTCTCGAGGATTAACAAAAGAGTGGCCAAGTGATTTGAAAGATACTTCAACAGTGCAGGTATCGTGGATCTCATATAACATaagaacataaaaataaaaaccataACTGGGGGCAATTAGAGCATCTCTCTCTCAAACTTACCTGCAATGGAGCAGGTCGACAAGCcattgttcccaatttattatTCGCTGTATGCCCAGTAAGTTCTACAAAAATATCAACCTTGTCTTCTCTGACCATTTGAGCAACCTTCTTCTCATCTATGCCATATATATCTCTCCAGATCCCACCCTTTTTAACAACTTTGTCCCGAAATCTCAAAGTTTTGGCGTCCGCCTGCAGAAACAGCATAAGCAAATATCTTAGGTAAAACAGCAAAATATGCAATTACCAGAATCATTGTCCTGAAATGCTTCACCGTTAattcaagaaaaagaaaaacagaaCGTCAAACTACAAGCCAAAGACATACATAAATTCCAATCAAGCAACAGGAACATGAAAAACACTAAAAGAAAAGGATGACCACAATACAATCAGACACTACTAACCCAACAGAATGCAACTTTCTCTAAACTTTCATCACACTCAGAAGATTGTAATGAATTAACTTCAACTAGTGTCACGAAGTCAACAGTTTGGCATTGAAACAAGAAAATATATCGAGTGTTTGGAAACAAAACTAGATTTGCAACAGTTAAAGTAAGGCATACCTTCACTACTGCTGAATATATGATCACTTTGTAGCTCGTGTAGTCATGCTGTGCTAATGGTGCTTCTACGAAGTACGATACAGAGTGGGTGAAAAAATCAGGGGAAACATATCCAACAACAAGAGGTCTTTCAGGTTCCTTTGGGTTGTCCCATGATGTAAACTGTGGATACAGCCTCGTGAACCGCCTACCCCAGTCTCTGCAGAAGCATAGCTCAATTGAGAAGAAGCAGAACTGAAAGCTAAATCCTACTTATGATAATTCACTACCCTGTTAGGGTGTTGCCTTTCACTTTTAATTCCCTAACCTGTTTGGCTGTTGCCTTCCACTTTAAGAGAAAGTTTCATTTCAAAAATGGATAATCATAAGGGGCCTAGAAGTCAACAAAAGAAGAAATACAAAGggtttccccccccccccccccccttcacACACACATACACAAAGCTCCAACATTTTGTTTGATTAAGAGGCAAAGAGTTGAATTTGGTCTTTCAAATCATGATTTGTCCATATTGTAAAAATGTTGCGGCACTGTTGCTTGAGTATCATAAACAAAAAATTCGATCATCATAAAAAGAACGTTAAGTACAACAGATCAGCTCAAACCTGTGAGCTTCATATAGCTTGTCATCATCTCCTTCGTTGATGTAGTTCATAGCAAGTAAACgattctggaaaaaaaaatcagataatATTTGAGATGTTGGGTACTTGAATCAAGAAACAGAGGACATATATCCCCGATAAATTTTCCAAGAACCTCCCTCCCCTATTTCATCTGCCTGTAATTTGGAAAATAGCAAACAAGTGGAAACTATGTGGCAGATAAGTTGAATGAGTTGCAGGAATCACACTCTTTCAAGAATCAATCTAGCAAACAAATCGAAACTACATGGCAGACGAGGTAGCAGAGACATGAAAAAAACACCCTGGATTTTCATACATTGACAAGCTCGTAGTTCATCACTAACTGAGAAACCCTCACCCCAAACAAAACATGAGGTTT contains these protein-coding regions:
- the LOC110797523 gene encoding probable UDP-N-acetylglucosamine--peptide N-acetylglucosaminyltransferase SPINDLY, with product MEKVVVNIPEKQSPCENGFPEASCPSTENGSLVCNGSLQKELDVKDALSYANILRTRNKFAEALTIYEGILEKDKENVEAFIGKGICLQMQNMGRLAFESFSEAITLDPQNACALTHCGILYKDDGRLVDAAESYQKALRAEPSYKPAAECLAIVLTDIGTSLKLAGNTEEGIQKYYEALKIDPHYAPAYYNLGVVYSEMMQYDTALTCYEKAALERPMYAEAFCNMGVIYKNRGDLDSAIACYERCLAVSPNFEIAKNNMAIALTDLGTKVKLEGDIEQGVAYYKKALYYNWHYADAMYNLGVAYGEMLKFDMAIVFYELAFHFNPQCAEACNNLGVIYKDRENLDKAVECYQMALSIKPNFSQSLNNLGVVYTVQGKMDAAATMIEKAIIANPTYAEAYNNLGVLYRDAGEISRAIEAYEQCLKIDPDSRNAGQNRLLAMNYINEGDDDKLYEAHRDWGRRFTRLYPQFTSWDNPKEPERPLVVGYVSPDFFTHSVSYFVEAPLAQHDYTSYKVIIYSAVVKADAKTLRFRDKVVKKGGIWRDIYGIDEKKVAQMVREDKVDIFVELTGHTANNKLGTMACRPAPLQVTWIGYPNTTGLPTIDYRITDTLADPPDTKQKHVEELVRLPDSFLCYTPSPEAGPVSAAPALNNGFVTFGSFNNLAKITPKVLQVWARILCAVANSRLVVKCKPFCCDSIRHKFLSTLEQLGVDPVRVDLLPLILLNHDHLQAYALMDISLDTFPYAGTTTTCESLYMGVPCVTMAGSVHAHNVGVSLLSKVGLDNLVAKTEDQYVELAIQLASDVTALSNLRMTLRDLMVKSPVCNGANFTLGLEQVYRNIWRRYCKGDVPSSKRLEMLQQQQQETVSSEANAVPLKIITSKDKTNGFNPVPPPVLSLATSEESGAVS